A genomic segment from Leopardus geoffroyi isolate Oge1 chromosome A2, O.geoffroyi_Oge1_pat1.0, whole genome shotgun sequence encodes:
- the ADAMTS10 gene encoding A disintegrin and metalloproteinase with thrombospondin motifs 10 isoform X4: MAPACHILRWVLTLGLGLTFEVLHAFRSQDEFLSSLESYEIAFPTRVDHNGALLAFSPPPPRRQRRGTGPAAESRLFYKVAAPSTHFLLNLTRSPRLLAGHVSVEYWTREGLAWQRAARPHCLYAGHLQGQAGSSRVAISTCGGLHGLIVADEEEYLIEPLQVGPKGTQGPEESGPHVVYKRSSLRHPHLDTACGVRDEKPWKGRPWWLRTLKPPPARPLGNETERGQPGLKRSVSRERYVETLVVADKMMVAYHGRRDVEQYVLAIMNIVAKLFQDSSLGNIVNILVTRLILLTEDQPTLEITHHAGKSLDSFCKWQKSIVNRSGHGNAIPENGVANHDTAVLITRHDICIYKNKPCGTLGLAPVGGMCERERSCSINEDIGLATAFTIAHEIGHTFGMNHDGVGNSCGARGQDPAKLMAAHITMKTNPFVWSSCSRDYITSFLDSGLGLCLNNRPPRQDFVYPTVAPGQAYDADEQCRFQHGVKSRQCKYGEVCSELWCLSKSNRCITNSIPAAEGTLCQTHTIDKGWCYKRVCVPFGSRPEGVDGAWGPWTPWGDCSRTCGGGVSSSSRHCDSPRPTIGGKYCLGERRRHRSCNTDDCPPGSQDFREMQCSEFDSVPFRGKFYTWKTYRGGGVKACSLTCLAEGFNFYTERAAAVVDGTPCRPDTVDICVSGECKHVGCDRVLGSDLREDKCRVCGGDGSACETIEGVFSPASPAAGYEEVVWIPKGSVHIFIQDLNLSLSHLALKGDQESLLLEGLPGTPQPHRLPLAGTTFQLRQGPDQTQSLEALGPINASLIVMVLARTELAALRYRFNAPIARDALPPYSWHYAPWTKCSAQCAGGEAARCRPWSAAISWTARPWPPTTAAPTANCPRGSAPATQSPAHPTGWWGTGRAAAAAVMRACAAAPSCASAACRPPKRRRWTTARARSRARQCWRPARAPLARRSGRPWTGQSAPPAAGQASATASSFARAQTTAPRCPPGTARPRPSRRPPCAATCAAAPQPAGWRASGASAPHSAASGSNRGRCAAPATRGSRHASAPRPCGPPPRSSAKPSATARPPGTAPKFCSRAYFRQMCCKTCQGR; encoded by the exons ATGGCTCCCGCCTGCCATATCCTCCGCTGGGTCCTCACCCTGGGGCTGGGCCTCACATTCGAAGTCCTACATGCCTTCCGGTCTCAAG ATGAGTTCCTGTCCAGTCTGGAGAGCTATGAGATCGCATTCCCCACTCGAGTGGACCATAATGGGGCACTGCTGGCCTtctcgcccccgcccccccggagGCAGCGTCGGGGCACAGGGCCAGCTGCAGAGTCCCGCCTCTTCTACAAGGTGGCTGCACCCAGCACCCACTTCCTGCTGAACCTGACCCGCAGCCCCCGCCTTCTAGCAGGGCACGTCTCCGTGGAGTACTGGACACGGGAGGGCCTGGCCTGGCAGAGGGCTGCCCGGCCCCACTGCCTCTACGCCGGCCACTTGCAGGGCCAGGCCGGCAGCTCCCGTGTGGCCATCAGCACCTGTGGGGGCCTG CATGGCCTCATTGTGGCAGATGAAGAAGAATACTTGATCGAGCCCCTGCAAGTTGGGCCCAAAGGAACCCAGGGCCCAGAGGAGAGTGGCCCCCATGTGGTATACAAGCGCTCCTCTCTGCGTCACCCCCACCTGGACACAGCCTGTGGAGTGAGAG ACGAGAAACCGTGGAAGGGGCGGCCATGGTGGCTGCGCACCCTGAAGCCGCCACCTGCCAGGCCCCTGGGGAATGAAACAGAGCGTGGCCAGCCAGGCCTGAAGCGCTCGGTCAGCCGAGAGCGCTACGTGGAGACCCTGGTGGTGGCTGACAAGATGATGGTGGCCTACCACGGGCGCCGAGACGTGGAACAGTACGTGCTGGCCATCATGAACATT GTTGCCAAACTTTTCCAGGACTCGAGTCTGGGAAACATCGTTAATATCCTGGTGACACGCCTCATCCTGCTCACGGAGGACCAG CCCACCCTGGAGATCACCCACCACGCCGGGAAGTCCCTGGACAGCTTCTGTAAGTGGCAGAAATCCATCGTGAACCGCAGCGGCCATGGCAACGCCATTCCGGAGAACGGTGTGGCCAACCATGACACAGCGGTGCTCATCACgcg CCACGACATCTGCATCTACAAGAACAAACCTTGCGGCACGCTAG GCCTGGCACCCGTGGGCGGGATGTGCGAGCGGGAGAGGAGCTGCAGTATCAACGAGGACATTGGCCTGGCCACGGCCTTCACCATCGCCCACGAGATCGGACACAC GTTTGGCATGAACCACGACGGCGTGGGGAACAGCTGCGGGGCCCGTGGCCAGGACCCGGCAAAGCTCATGGCCGCCCACATCACCATGAAGACCAACCCTTTCGTGTGGTCGTCCTGCAGCCGCGACTACATCACCAGCTTTCTGGA CTCAGGCCTGGGGCTGTGCCTGAACAACCGGCCCCCCAGACAGGACTTCGTGTACCCGACCGTAGCACCCGGCCAGGCCTACGACGCGGATGAACAGTGCCGCTTCCAACATGGAGTCAAATCGCGTCAGTGTAAATACGGG GAGGTCTGCAGCGAGCTGTGGTGTCTGAGCAAAAGCAACCGGTGCATCACCAACAGCATTCCAGCCGCCGAGGGCACGCTGTGCCAGACGCACACCATCGACAAGGGG tgGTGCTACAAGAGAGTGTGCGTCCCCTTCGGGTCGCGGCCGGAGGGCGTGGACGGGGCTTGGGGCCCGTGGACCCCGTGGGGCGACTGCAGCCGGACGTGCGGCGGCGGCGTGTCCTCCTCCAGCCGTCATTGCGACAGCCCCAG gcCAACGATCGGGGGCAAGTACTGCCTGGGTGAGAGACGGCGGCACCGCTCCTGCAACACCGAC GACTGTCCCCCAGGCTCTCAGGACTTCAGGGAAATGCAGTGCTCTGAATTTGACAGTGTCCCCTTCCGTGGAAAATTCTACACATGGAAGACATACCGAGGAG GGGGCGTGAAGGCCTGCTCACTCACGTGCCTGGCCGAAGGCTTCAACTTCTACACCGAGAGGGCGGCAGCCGTGGTGGACGGGACGCCCTGCCGCCCAGACACGGTGGACATTTGCGTCAGCGGCGAGTGCAAG cacgtGGGCTGTGACCGAGTCCTGGGCTCCGACCTGAGGGAGGACAAGTGCAGGGTCTGTGGTGGTGACGGCAGTGCCTGCGAAACCATTGAGGGGGTCTTCAGCCCAGCTTCGCCTGCTGCCG GGTATGAGGAAGTCGTCTGGATCCCCAAAGGCTCCGTCCACATCTTCATCCAGGACCTGAACCTTTCCCTCAGTCACCTGG CCCTGAAGGGGGACCAGGAGTCCCTGCTGCTGGAGGGGCTGCCCGGGACCCCCCAGCCGCACCGCCTGCCCCTGGCTGGGACCACCTTTCAGCTGCGACAGGGGCCAGATCAGACACAAAGCCTGGAAGCCCTGGGACCTATAAATGCGTCTCTCATCGTCATG gTGCTGGCCCGGACAGAGCTGGCGGCCCTCCGCTACCGTTTCAACGCGCCCATCGCCCGGGATGCACTGCCCCCCTACTCCTGGCACTATGCACCCTGGACCAAGTGCTCCGCCCAGTGTGCCGGCGGTGAG GCAGCCAGGTGCAGGCCGTGGAGTGCCGCAATCAGCTGGACAGCTCGGCCGTGGCCCCCCACCACTGCAGCGCCCACAGCAAACTGCCCAAGAGGCAGCGCGCCTGCAACACAGAGCCCTGCCCACCCGA ctGGGTGGTGGGGAACTGGTCGCGCTGCAGCCGCAGCTGTGATGCGGGCGTGCGCAGCCGCTCCGTCGTGTGCCAGCGCCGCGTGTCGGCCGCCGAAGAGAAGGCGCTGGACGACAGCGCGTGCCCGCAGCCGCGCCCGCCAGTGCTGGAGGCCTGCCAGGGCCCCGCTTGCCCGCCGGAGTGGGCGGCCCTGGACTGGTCAGAG TGCACCCCCAGCTGCGGGCCAGGCCTCCGCCACCGCGTCGTCCTTTGCAAGAGCTCAGACCACCGCGCCACGCTGCCCCCCGGGCACTGCCCGCCCGCGGCCAAGCCGCCGGCCACCATGCGCTGCAACTTGCGCCGCTGCCCCCCAGCCCGCTGGGTGGCGGGCGAGTGGGGCGAG TGCTCCGCACAGTGCGGCCTCGGGCAGCAACAGAGGGCGGTGCGCTGCTCCAGCCACACGGGGCAGCCGTCACGCGAGTGCGCCGAGGCCCTGCGGCCCCCCGCCACGCAGCAGTGCGAAGCCAAGTGCGACAGCGCGCCCCCCGGGGACGGCCCCGAAG TTCTGCAGCAGAGCCTACTTCCGCCAGATGTGCTGCAAAACCTGCCAGGGCCGCTAG
- the ADAMTS10 gene encoding A disintegrin and metalloproteinase with thrombospondin motifs 10 isoform X10, whose translation MAPACHILRWVLTLGLGLTFEVLHAFRSQDEFLSSLESYEIAFPTRVDHNGALLAFSPPPPRRQRRGTGPAAESRLFYKVAAPSTHFLLNLTRSPRLLAGHVSVEYWTREGLAWQRAARPHCLYAGHLQGQAGSSRVAISTCGGLHGLIVADEEEYLIEPLQVGPKGTQGPEESGPHVVYKRSSLRHPHLDTACGVRDEKPWKGRPWWLRTLKPPPARPLGNETERGQPGLKRSVSRERYVETLVVADKMMVAYHGRRDVEQYVLAIMNIVAKLFQDSSLGNIVNILVTRLILLTEDQPTLEITHHAGKSLDSFCKWQKSIVNRSGHGNAIPENGVANHDTAVLITRHDICIYKNKPCGTLGLAPVGGMCERERSCSINEDIGLATAFTIAHEIGHTFGMNHDGVGNSCGARGQDPAKLMAAHITMKTNPFVWSSCSRDYITSFLDSGLGLCLNNRPPRQDFVYPTVAPGQAYDADEQCRFQHGVKSRQCKYGEVCSELWCLSKSNRCITNSIPAAEGTLCQTHTIDKGWCYKRVCVPFGSRPEGVDGAWGPWTPWGDCSRTCGGGVSSSSRHCDSPRPTIGGKYCLGERRRHRSCNTDDCPPGSQDFREMQCSEFDSVPFRGKFYTWKTYRGGGVKACSLTCLAEGFNFYTERAAAVVDGTPCRPDTVDICVSGECKHVGCDRVLGSDLREDKCRVCGGDGSACETIEGVFSPASPAAGYEEVVWIPKGSVHIFIQDLNLSLSHLALKGDQESLLLEGLPGTPQPHRLPLAGTTFQLRQGPDQTQSLEALGPINASLIVMVLARTELAALRYRFNAPIARDALPPYSWHYAPWTKCSAQCAGGEPGAGRGVPQSAGQLGRGPPPLQRPQQTAQEAARLQHRALPTRLGGGELVALQPQL comes from the exons ATGGCTCCCGCCTGCCATATCCTCCGCTGGGTCCTCACCCTGGGGCTGGGCCTCACATTCGAAGTCCTACATGCCTTCCGGTCTCAAG ATGAGTTCCTGTCCAGTCTGGAGAGCTATGAGATCGCATTCCCCACTCGAGTGGACCATAATGGGGCACTGCTGGCCTtctcgcccccgcccccccggagGCAGCGTCGGGGCACAGGGCCAGCTGCAGAGTCCCGCCTCTTCTACAAGGTGGCTGCACCCAGCACCCACTTCCTGCTGAACCTGACCCGCAGCCCCCGCCTTCTAGCAGGGCACGTCTCCGTGGAGTACTGGACACGGGAGGGCCTGGCCTGGCAGAGGGCTGCCCGGCCCCACTGCCTCTACGCCGGCCACTTGCAGGGCCAGGCCGGCAGCTCCCGTGTGGCCATCAGCACCTGTGGGGGCCTG CATGGCCTCATTGTGGCAGATGAAGAAGAATACTTGATCGAGCCCCTGCAAGTTGGGCCCAAAGGAACCCAGGGCCCAGAGGAGAGTGGCCCCCATGTGGTATACAAGCGCTCCTCTCTGCGTCACCCCCACCTGGACACAGCCTGTGGAGTGAGAG ACGAGAAACCGTGGAAGGGGCGGCCATGGTGGCTGCGCACCCTGAAGCCGCCACCTGCCAGGCCCCTGGGGAATGAAACAGAGCGTGGCCAGCCAGGCCTGAAGCGCTCGGTCAGCCGAGAGCGCTACGTGGAGACCCTGGTGGTGGCTGACAAGATGATGGTGGCCTACCACGGGCGCCGAGACGTGGAACAGTACGTGCTGGCCATCATGAACATT GTTGCCAAACTTTTCCAGGACTCGAGTCTGGGAAACATCGTTAATATCCTGGTGACACGCCTCATCCTGCTCACGGAGGACCAG CCCACCCTGGAGATCACCCACCACGCCGGGAAGTCCCTGGACAGCTTCTGTAAGTGGCAGAAATCCATCGTGAACCGCAGCGGCCATGGCAACGCCATTCCGGAGAACGGTGTGGCCAACCATGACACAGCGGTGCTCATCACgcg CCACGACATCTGCATCTACAAGAACAAACCTTGCGGCACGCTAG GCCTGGCACCCGTGGGCGGGATGTGCGAGCGGGAGAGGAGCTGCAGTATCAACGAGGACATTGGCCTGGCCACGGCCTTCACCATCGCCCACGAGATCGGACACAC GTTTGGCATGAACCACGACGGCGTGGGGAACAGCTGCGGGGCCCGTGGCCAGGACCCGGCAAAGCTCATGGCCGCCCACATCACCATGAAGACCAACCCTTTCGTGTGGTCGTCCTGCAGCCGCGACTACATCACCAGCTTTCTGGA CTCAGGCCTGGGGCTGTGCCTGAACAACCGGCCCCCCAGACAGGACTTCGTGTACCCGACCGTAGCACCCGGCCAGGCCTACGACGCGGATGAACAGTGCCGCTTCCAACATGGAGTCAAATCGCGTCAGTGTAAATACGGG GAGGTCTGCAGCGAGCTGTGGTGTCTGAGCAAAAGCAACCGGTGCATCACCAACAGCATTCCAGCCGCCGAGGGCACGCTGTGCCAGACGCACACCATCGACAAGGGG tgGTGCTACAAGAGAGTGTGCGTCCCCTTCGGGTCGCGGCCGGAGGGCGTGGACGGGGCTTGGGGCCCGTGGACCCCGTGGGGCGACTGCAGCCGGACGTGCGGCGGCGGCGTGTCCTCCTCCAGCCGTCATTGCGACAGCCCCAG gcCAACGATCGGGGGCAAGTACTGCCTGGGTGAGAGACGGCGGCACCGCTCCTGCAACACCGAC GACTGTCCCCCAGGCTCTCAGGACTTCAGGGAAATGCAGTGCTCTGAATTTGACAGTGTCCCCTTCCGTGGAAAATTCTACACATGGAAGACATACCGAGGAG GGGGCGTGAAGGCCTGCTCACTCACGTGCCTGGCCGAAGGCTTCAACTTCTACACCGAGAGGGCGGCAGCCGTGGTGGACGGGACGCCCTGCCGCCCAGACACGGTGGACATTTGCGTCAGCGGCGAGTGCAAG cacgtGGGCTGTGACCGAGTCCTGGGCTCCGACCTGAGGGAGGACAAGTGCAGGGTCTGTGGTGGTGACGGCAGTGCCTGCGAAACCATTGAGGGGGTCTTCAGCCCAGCTTCGCCTGCTGCCG GGTATGAGGAAGTCGTCTGGATCCCCAAAGGCTCCGTCCACATCTTCATCCAGGACCTGAACCTTTCCCTCAGTCACCTGG CCCTGAAGGGGGACCAGGAGTCCCTGCTGCTGGAGGGGCTGCCCGGGACCCCCCAGCCGCACCGCCTGCCCCTGGCTGGGACCACCTTTCAGCTGCGACAGGGGCCAGATCAGACACAAAGCCTGGAAGCCCTGGGACCTATAAATGCGTCTCTCATCGTCATG gTGCTGGCCCGGACAGAGCTGGCGGCCCTCCGCTACCGTTTCAACGCGCCCATCGCCCGGGATGCACTGCCCCCCTACTCCTGGCACTATGCACCCTGGACCAAGTGCTCCGCCCAGTGTGCCGGCGGTGAG CCAGGTGCAGGCCGTGGAGTGCCGCAATCAGCTGGACAGCTCGGCCGTGGCCCCCCACCACTGCAGCGCCCACAGCAAACTGCCCAAGAGGCAGCGCGCCTGCAACACAGAGCCCTGCCCACCCGA ctGGGTGGTGGGGAACTGGTCGCGCTGCAGCCGCAGCTGTGA
- the ADAMTS10 gene encoding A disintegrin and metalloproteinase with thrombospondin motifs 10 isoform X9, with protein sequence MAPACHILRWVLTLGLGLTFEVLHAFRSQDEFLSSLESYEIAFPTRVDHNGALLAFSPPPPRRQRRGTGPAAESRLFYKVAAPSTHFLLNLTRSPRLLAGHVSVEYWTREGLAWQRAARPHCLYAGHLQGQAGSSRVAISTCGGLHGLIVADEEEYLIEPLQVGPKGTQGPEESGPHVVYKRSSLRHPHLDTACGVRDEKPWKGRPWWLRTLKPPPARPLGNETERGQPGLKRSVSRERYVETLVVADKMMVAYHGRRDVEQYVLAIMNIVAKLFQDSSLGNIVNILVTRLILLTEDQPTLEITHHAGKSLDSFCKWQKSIVNRSGHGNAIPENGVANHDTAVLITRHDICIYKNKPCGTLGLAPVGGMCERERSCSINEDIGLATAFTIAHEIGHTFGMNHDGVGNSCGARGQDPAKLMAAHITMKTNPFVWSSCSRDYITSFLDSGLGLCLNNRPPRQDFVYPTVAPGQAYDADEQCRFQHGVKSRQCKYGEVCSELWCLSKSNRCITNSIPAAEGTLCQTHTIDKGWCYKRVCVPFGSRPEGVDGAWGPWTPWGDCSRTCGGGVSSSSRHCDSPRPTIGGKYCLGERRRHRSCNTDDCPPGSQDFREMQCSEFDSVPFRGKFYTWKTYRGGGVKACSLTCLAEGFNFYTERAAAVVDGTPCRPDTVDICVSGECKHVGCDRVLGSDLREDKCRVCGGDGSACETIEGVFSPASPAAGYEEVVWIPKGSVHIFIQDLNLSLSHLALKGDQESLLLEGLPGTPQPHRLPLAGTTFQLRQGPDQTQSLEALGPINASLIVMVLARTELAALRYRFNAPIARDALPPYSWHYAPWTKCSAQCAGGSQVQAVECRNQLDSSAVAPHHCSAHSKLPKRQRACNTEPCPPDAPPAAGQASATASSFARAQTTAPRCPPGTARPRPSRRPPCAATCAAAPQPAGWRASGASAPHSAASGSNRGRCAAPATRGSRHASAPRPCGPPPRSSAKPSATARPPGTAPKFCSRAYFRQMCCKTCQGR encoded by the exons ATGGCTCCCGCCTGCCATATCCTCCGCTGGGTCCTCACCCTGGGGCTGGGCCTCACATTCGAAGTCCTACATGCCTTCCGGTCTCAAG ATGAGTTCCTGTCCAGTCTGGAGAGCTATGAGATCGCATTCCCCACTCGAGTGGACCATAATGGGGCACTGCTGGCCTtctcgcccccgcccccccggagGCAGCGTCGGGGCACAGGGCCAGCTGCAGAGTCCCGCCTCTTCTACAAGGTGGCTGCACCCAGCACCCACTTCCTGCTGAACCTGACCCGCAGCCCCCGCCTTCTAGCAGGGCACGTCTCCGTGGAGTACTGGACACGGGAGGGCCTGGCCTGGCAGAGGGCTGCCCGGCCCCACTGCCTCTACGCCGGCCACTTGCAGGGCCAGGCCGGCAGCTCCCGTGTGGCCATCAGCACCTGTGGGGGCCTG CATGGCCTCATTGTGGCAGATGAAGAAGAATACTTGATCGAGCCCCTGCAAGTTGGGCCCAAAGGAACCCAGGGCCCAGAGGAGAGTGGCCCCCATGTGGTATACAAGCGCTCCTCTCTGCGTCACCCCCACCTGGACACAGCCTGTGGAGTGAGAG ACGAGAAACCGTGGAAGGGGCGGCCATGGTGGCTGCGCACCCTGAAGCCGCCACCTGCCAGGCCCCTGGGGAATGAAACAGAGCGTGGCCAGCCAGGCCTGAAGCGCTCGGTCAGCCGAGAGCGCTACGTGGAGACCCTGGTGGTGGCTGACAAGATGATGGTGGCCTACCACGGGCGCCGAGACGTGGAACAGTACGTGCTGGCCATCATGAACATT GTTGCCAAACTTTTCCAGGACTCGAGTCTGGGAAACATCGTTAATATCCTGGTGACACGCCTCATCCTGCTCACGGAGGACCAG CCCACCCTGGAGATCACCCACCACGCCGGGAAGTCCCTGGACAGCTTCTGTAAGTGGCAGAAATCCATCGTGAACCGCAGCGGCCATGGCAACGCCATTCCGGAGAACGGTGTGGCCAACCATGACACAGCGGTGCTCATCACgcg CCACGACATCTGCATCTACAAGAACAAACCTTGCGGCACGCTAG GCCTGGCACCCGTGGGCGGGATGTGCGAGCGGGAGAGGAGCTGCAGTATCAACGAGGACATTGGCCTGGCCACGGCCTTCACCATCGCCCACGAGATCGGACACAC GTTTGGCATGAACCACGACGGCGTGGGGAACAGCTGCGGGGCCCGTGGCCAGGACCCGGCAAAGCTCATGGCCGCCCACATCACCATGAAGACCAACCCTTTCGTGTGGTCGTCCTGCAGCCGCGACTACATCACCAGCTTTCTGGA CTCAGGCCTGGGGCTGTGCCTGAACAACCGGCCCCCCAGACAGGACTTCGTGTACCCGACCGTAGCACCCGGCCAGGCCTACGACGCGGATGAACAGTGCCGCTTCCAACATGGAGTCAAATCGCGTCAGTGTAAATACGGG GAGGTCTGCAGCGAGCTGTGGTGTCTGAGCAAAAGCAACCGGTGCATCACCAACAGCATTCCAGCCGCCGAGGGCACGCTGTGCCAGACGCACACCATCGACAAGGGG tgGTGCTACAAGAGAGTGTGCGTCCCCTTCGGGTCGCGGCCGGAGGGCGTGGACGGGGCTTGGGGCCCGTGGACCCCGTGGGGCGACTGCAGCCGGACGTGCGGCGGCGGCGTGTCCTCCTCCAGCCGTCATTGCGACAGCCCCAG gcCAACGATCGGGGGCAAGTACTGCCTGGGTGAGAGACGGCGGCACCGCTCCTGCAACACCGAC GACTGTCCCCCAGGCTCTCAGGACTTCAGGGAAATGCAGTGCTCTGAATTTGACAGTGTCCCCTTCCGTGGAAAATTCTACACATGGAAGACATACCGAGGAG GGGGCGTGAAGGCCTGCTCACTCACGTGCCTGGCCGAAGGCTTCAACTTCTACACCGAGAGGGCGGCAGCCGTGGTGGACGGGACGCCCTGCCGCCCAGACACGGTGGACATTTGCGTCAGCGGCGAGTGCAAG cacgtGGGCTGTGACCGAGTCCTGGGCTCCGACCTGAGGGAGGACAAGTGCAGGGTCTGTGGTGGTGACGGCAGTGCCTGCGAAACCATTGAGGGGGTCTTCAGCCCAGCTTCGCCTGCTGCCG GGTATGAGGAAGTCGTCTGGATCCCCAAAGGCTCCGTCCACATCTTCATCCAGGACCTGAACCTTTCCCTCAGTCACCTGG CCCTGAAGGGGGACCAGGAGTCCCTGCTGCTGGAGGGGCTGCCCGGGACCCCCCAGCCGCACCGCCTGCCCCTGGCTGGGACCACCTTTCAGCTGCGACAGGGGCCAGATCAGACACAAAGCCTGGAAGCCCTGGGACCTATAAATGCGTCTCTCATCGTCATG gTGCTGGCCCGGACAGAGCTGGCGGCCCTCCGCTACCGTTTCAACGCGCCCATCGCCCGGGATGCACTGCCCCCCTACTCCTGGCACTATGCACCCTGGACCAAGTGCTCCGCCCAGTGTGCCGGCG GCAGCCAGGTGCAGGCCGTGGAGTGCCGCAATCAGCTGGACAGCTCGGCCGTGGCCCCCCACCACTGCAGCGCCCACAGCAAACTGCCCAAGAGGCAGCGCGCCTGCAACACAGAGCCCTGCCCACCCGA TGCACCCCCAGCTGCGGGCCAGGCCTCCGCCACCGCGTCGTCCTTTGCAAGAGCTCAGACCACCGCGCCACGCTGCCCCCCGGGCACTGCCCGCCCGCGGCCAAGCCGCCGGCCACCATGCGCTGCAACTTGCGCCGCTGCCCCCCAGCCCGCTGGGTGGCGGGCGAGTGGGGCGAG TGCTCCGCACAGTGCGGCCTCGGGCAGCAACAGAGGGCGGTGCGCTGCTCCAGCCACACGGGGCAGCCGTCACGCGAGTGCGCCGAGGCCCTGCGGCCCCCCGCCACGCAGCAGTGCGAAGCCAAGTGCGACAGCGCGCCCCCCGGGGACGGCCCCGAAG TTCTGCAGCAGAGCCTACTTCCGCCAGATGTGCTGCAAAACCTGCCAGGGCCGCTAG